The Aedes aegypti strain LVP_AGWG chromosome 3, AaegL5.0 Primary Assembly, whole genome shotgun sequence genome contains a region encoding:
- the LOC110677731 gene encoding uncharacterized protein LOC110677731, which yields MASRKMKTAMKLLPMLYDNENVVYLLMKPFDKTLTNHRTICKSIKKVAGKFLCTYEKKGLCLNVYNPDAVEKLLAMKKLSDGTPVEIIMHPTRNYVRRALNVADCCDLSEKEIQRELASQGVVNVRRIMKLTDDGQKEKTTMLVLTFSRSVKTFTPVNIGQLQLRTFPYYPNLQQCFNCWEFRHIKPACPKKVPTCGKCSGPHGSNKDNVCPNPPFCNKCQSGDHPISSHECPKYQTERQITKIRISKGVSHWEAKKEYEKKAQKNTDATVKHLTAQMTTMKEALEKKDREIKILRAIYETMRLEEAKNSHSQQVNGSSSKGSQAEAKTKKEPPAEKDAPKSAEEEQSCGKASDGTTRRKKKGKKGRGK from the coding sequence ATGGCGTCGAGAAAGATGAAAACAGCGATGAAGCTGCTTCCGATGCTTTACGATAATGAAAATGTAGTATATTTGCTGATGAAGCCATTTGATAAGACATTAACAAACCATAGGACCATTTGTAAGTCAATCAAAAAGGTCGCCGGCAAATTCTTGTGTACTTACGAGAAAAAGGGTTTGTGCCTTAATGTCTACAATCCAGATGCTGTTGAGAAGCTGCTCGCAATGAAGAAATTATCCGATGGCACACCCGTCGAAATCATCATGCATCCTACCCGAAACTACGTCCGGCGTGCGCTCAATGTGGCCGATTGTTGCGATTTGTCGGAGAAGGAAATACAACGGGAATTAGCGTCACAGGGCGTTGTTAACGTTCGCCGGATTATGAAGCTGACCGACGATGGCCAGAAGGAAAAAACGACTATGCTGGTGCTTACATTTTCCCGTTCGGTGAAAACGTTTACACCCGTTAATATTGGACAATTGCAATTGAGAACATTCCCCTATTACCCGAATCTGCAACAGTGCTTCAATTGCTGGGAGTTCCGGCACATCAAGCCGGCGTGCCCAAAGAAAGTACCAACGTGCGGCAAGTGTTCCGGTCCGCATGGCTCAAACAAAGATAATGTTTGCCCCAACCCTCCTTTCTGCAATAAATGCCAATCCGGGGACCATCCCATTTCTAGCCATGAGTGCCCCAAATATCAGACTGAGAGGCAAATCACCAAAATTCGAATCAGTAAAGGTGTCTCTCACTGGGAAGCTAAGAAGGAATATGAAAAGAAAGCGCAAAAGAACACGGACGCCACGGTCAAGCATCTCACTGCGCAGATGACCACCATGAAAGAGGCTCTGGAAAAGAAAGATCGCGAAATCAAAATACTGAGAGCCATCTATGAGACCATGCGGCTGGAGGAGGCGAAGAATAGCCATTCCCAGCAGGTCAATGGATCATCGTCGAAAGGGTCCCAGGCAGAAGCCAAGACCAAGAAGGAGCCACCGGCCGAGAAGGACGCCCCCAAGTCAGCAGAAGAGGAACAATCCTGTGGTAAAGCCAGCGACGGGACAACACGGCGCAAGAAGAAGGGTAAGAAGGGACGTGGCAAGTAA
- the LOC5568785 gene encoding protein PET117 homolog, mitochondrial, which yields MSTTSKVVFIGACICTGGIIGYVHYKQTSDRAKLHEGVIRDIQRQQQRKIENTYNLQQQIELTKQLKQELEQRESQAARAMEHKS from the exons ATGTCCACAACGTCTAAAGTGGTATTCATCGGGGCCTGCATCTGTACCGGCGGGATAATAGGATACGTACACTACAAACAGACCTCCGACAG AGCTAAACTTCACGAGGGAGTGATAAGAGACATCCAGCGGCAGCAGCAACGCAAGATCGAAAACACCTACAATCTTCAGCAGCAGATCGAACTGACTAAACAGTTGAAACAGGAATTGGAGCAAAGAGAGAGCCAAGCGGCACGTGCCATGGAACACAAATCGTAA